The following coding sequences lie in one Leptospira stimsonii genomic window:
- the scpB gene encoding SMC-Scp complex subunit ScpB, which translates to MERDRATLKGLIEALLFVSGEPLKLASVAKSAGIEKTEAREILDELVLDYSEKNGGFLLKEIGGAYQFVTNENFSEILGNIFKEKRREQLSRSSLDTLAIIAYKQPITLPEIDEIRGVSSRAMVTSLISKKLIKPIGNKEVPGRPALYGTTKEFLIHFGLNKLSDLPAPVEVKELKFENLDDLLENE; encoded by the coding sequence GTGGAACGGGACAGAGCAACACTCAAAGGATTGATTGAAGCATTACTTTTTGTTTCCGGTGAACCTTTAAAACTGGCGAGCGTCGCCAAGTCAGCAGGAATCGAAAAAACGGAAGCCAGAGAAATCCTAGACGAACTCGTTCTGGATTATTCCGAAAAGAACGGCGGTTTTCTTTTGAAAGAAATCGGTGGCGCCTATCAGTTCGTGACAAACGAAAACTTTTCGGAAATCTTAGGAAACATCTTCAAAGAAAAAAGAAGAGAGCAACTTTCCCGTTCCAGTTTGGATACTCTCGCCATCATCGCATACAAACAACCGATCACACTTCCTGAGATCGACGAGATCCGAGGAGTTTCTTCTCGGGCTATGGTAACCTCCCTCATTTCCAAAAAACTCATCAAACCGATCGGTAACAAAGAAGTCCCCGGAAGACCGGCGCTTTACGGAACCACGAAAGAATTCTTGATTCATTTTGGATTGAATAAACTATCGGATCTTCCGGCTCCCGTGGAAGTCAAAGAGCTGAAATTCGAAAACTTGGATGATCTACTCGAAAATGAGTGA